In Apis cerana isolate GH-2021 linkage group LG6, AcerK_1.0, whole genome shotgun sequence, the following are encoded in one genomic region:
- the LOC107993791 gene encoding rho GTPase-activating protein 26 isoform X1 yields the protein MGIGLKPLEFTDCLTDSPYFRENLHYHERELEKTSQQIKRLIKEVKDLLIAAKKLSRAQRAFSKTLQNFSFECIGETQTEDETHISQSLKEFGKLIASIEDERDRMLERAYDQIILPLENFRKEHIGGVKDGKKKFEKQTIKFCQSQERYLNLSTKKQDNVLQEADATLEMAERHFCQASLEYVFLLQEVQERKKFEFVETLLGFMFGWLTFYHQGHEVAKDFKPYMTELQLKIQKTRENFLATRDKTESLMNKMKDMKKSAVETGVNKLYTREGYLFLMEKKAFGTTWTKHYCTYQKDKKEFIMIPYNQLTGKFSSKEVLTLASCVRRMSDTIEKRFCFDITTVDKHNVIYTFQALSEEDRKLWLDAMDGKEPNYPIVSASTKSEETILDETGFMFVSKCIAILEERGLEVQGLYRVVGVASKVNKLLAMGLDRRKLEKLNLDNRFEWESKTITSALKTYLRTLSEPLMTFRYYNSFISAAKQEIKEARINDIHNLVYRLPKANFNMLVLLIKHLYSVAKKSDKNLMTIGNLAVCFGPSLLRPEEETVASIMDIKFYNIVVEILIENCERIVAGPPQDTVCNISSTQNAISSRSRTEDASTSCGNGTPFLRYPVHSNMSSPHSHLVTRSYYDSPLTSIDDLKLGDYEETEHMNHRMLTYLNSRSGRVKLTNANLMYSADKVLTSGNTSSSSESIASDPHSFSSDLPVKQKRSSMMSVHYPSSYAQRSNPSVSVVNTSPTSGRSSPGQVPGIWRVRTLYACVAESDGELSFEPNQIITNVKASLEPGWLEGTLNGKTGLVPKNYVEQLP from the exons ATGGGTATTGGCCTCAAACCATTAGAATTCACGGATTGCTTAACCGATAGCCcttattttcgagaaaatcttCATTATCATGAACGTGAATTGGAGAAAACTAGCCAACAAATTAAACGACTTATTAAAGAGGTCAAAGATCTTTTAATAGCTGCCAAAA AATTATCCAGAGCTCAAAGAGcattttcaaaaacattgcaaaattttagttttgaaTGTATAGGAGAAACTCAAACTGAAGATGAAACTCACATATCACAAAGCCTTAAAGAGTTTGGTAAACTTATTGCATCAATAGAAGATGAAAGGGATCGCATG cttGAACGTGCTTATGATCAAATTATACTtcctttggaaaattttaggaAAGAACATATTGGAGGTGTTAAg gacggaaaaaaaaaatttgaaaagcaaacaattaaattttgtcaaaGTCAAGAACGTTATTTAAACTTGTCTACAAAAAAACAAGATAATGTTCTTCAAGAG gccGATGCAACATTGGAAATGGCTGAGAGACATTTTTGTCAAGCTAGTTtagaatatgtatttttgCTTCAAGAAGTACAAGAacgtaaaaaatttgaatttgttgaAACT ttatTAGGTTTTATGTTTGGTTGGTTAACTTTTTATCATCAAGGACATGAAGTTGCAAAAGATTTCAAACCTTATATGActgaattacaattaaaaattcagaag ACTAGAGAAAATTTCCTTGCTACCCGGGATAAAACAGAATCacttatgaataaaatgaaggATATGAAAaag tCTGCTGTAGAAACTGGAGTCAATAAATTGTATACACGTGAaggttatttatttctaatggaAAAAA aagcaTTTGGTACAACATGGACAAAACATTATTGTACTTATCAAAAAGACAAAAaggaatttataatgataccTTATAATCAACTTACAGGAAAATTC AGTAGTAAAGAAGTATTAACATTGGCATCTTGTGTACGTCGCATGTCAGATACAATTGAAAAACGATTTTGTTTCGATATCACTACTGTTGATAA acataatgtaatatatacattccAAGCACTTTCTGAAGAAGATAGAAAACTATGGCTTGATGCCATGGATGGTAAAGAACCa aattatcCTATAGTAAGTGCATCAACAAAATCTGAAGAAACTATCTTAGATGAAACAGGTTTTATGTTTGTATCAAAATGCATTGCAATACTCGAGGAAAgag gcCTTGAAGTGCAAGGTCTATATAGAGTTGTTGGTGTTGCTTCCAaagtaaataaacttttagCAATGGGGTTAGATAGAAGGAAACTAGAAAAACTTAATCTGGATAATCGTTTTGAATGGGAAAGTAAAACTATTACTAGTgcattaaaaacatatttaaggACGCTATCTGAACCGTTAATGACTTTCcgatattataatagttttatttcagCTGCGA aacaagaaattaaagaagCACGTATCAATGATATTCATAATCTTGTTTATCGACTTCCAaaagcaaattttaatatgttagtTCTacttattaaacatttatatag TGTGgcaaaaaaaagtgataaaaatttaatgactaTTGGAAATTTAGCTGTATGTTTCGGGCCATCTTTGTTGCGACCAGAAGAAGAAACAGTAGCTTCTATAatggatattaaattttacaatattgtagttgaaattttaattgaaaattgtgagAGAATAGTTGCTGGTCCACCACAGGATACTGTATGTAACATATCATCAACACAAAATGCCATTTCTTCTAGATCACGCACAGAAGATGCATCAACATCTTGTGGTAATGGTACTCCTTTTTTAAGGTACCCAGTACATTCTAATATGTCTTCACCACATAGTCAT cttGTTACGAGATCATACTATGATAGTCCGTTAACATCTATTGATGATTTAAAACTTGGAGATTATGAAGAAACAGAGCACATGAATCACAGAATgctaacatatttaaatagtcGAAGTGGACGAGTTAAATTAACTAATGCAAATCTTATGTATTCTGCAGATAaag tatTAACCAGTGGTAATACAAGTAGTTCAAGTGAATCAATTGCTTCTGATCCGCATTCATTTTCATCTGATTTACCAGTAAAACAAAAACGTAGTTCTATGATGTCAGTTCATTATCCATCAAGTTATGCTCAACGAAGCAATCCATCAGTATCTgt agTTAATACCTCACCTACTAGTGGACGTTCAAGCCCTGGACAAGTACCTGGTATTTG GAGAGTTCGCACTTTGTATGCTTGTGTAGCTGAAAGCGATGGAGAATTATCATTTGAaccaaatcaaattattactaatg taAAGGCCTCTTTGGAACCAGGATGGTTGGAAGGGACATTAAATGGTAAAACAGGATTAGTCCCAAAGAATTATGTAGAACAATTGCCTTGA
- the LOC107993791 gene encoding rho GTPase-activating protein 26 isoform X2, whose protein sequence is MGIGLKPLEFTDCLTDSPYFRENLHYHERELEKTSQQIKRLIKEVKDLLIAAKKLSRAQRAFSKTLQNFSFECIGETQTEDETHISQSLKEFGKLIASIEDERDRMLERAYDQIILPLENFRKEHIGGVKDGKKKFEKQTIKFCQSQERYLNLSTKKQDNVLQEADATLEMAERHFCQASLEYVFLLQEVQERKKFEFVETLLGFMFGWLTFYHQGHEVAKDFKPYMTELQLKIQKSAVETGVNKLYTREGYLFLMEKKAFGTTWTKHYCTYQKDKKEFIMIPYNQLTGKFSSKEVLTLASCVRRMSDTIEKRFCFDITTVDKHNVIYTFQALSEEDRKLWLDAMDGKEPNYPIVSASTKSEETILDETGFMFVSKCIAILEERGLEVQGLYRVVGVASKVNKLLAMGLDRRKLEKLNLDNRFEWESKTITSALKTYLRTLSEPLMTFRYYNSFISAAKQEIKEARINDIHNLVYRLPKANFNMLVLLIKHLYSVAKKSDKNLMTIGNLAVCFGPSLLRPEEETVASIMDIKFYNIVVEILIENCERIVAGPPQDTVCNISSTQNAISSRSRTEDASTSCGNGTPFLRYPVHSNMSSPHSHLVTRSYYDSPLTSIDDLKLGDYEETEHMNHRMLTYLNSRSGRVKLTNANLMYSADKVLTSGNTSSSSESIASDPHSFSSDLPVKQKRSSMMSVHYPSSYAQRSNPSVSVVNTSPTSGRSSPGQVPGIWRVRTLYACVAESDGELSFEPNQIITNVKASLEPGWLEGTLNGKTGLVPKNYVEQLP, encoded by the exons ATGGGTATTGGCCTCAAACCATTAGAATTCACGGATTGCTTAACCGATAGCCcttattttcgagaaaatcttCATTATCATGAACGTGAATTGGAGAAAACTAGCCAACAAATTAAACGACTTATTAAAGAGGTCAAAGATCTTTTAATAGCTGCCAAAA AATTATCCAGAGCTCAAAGAGcattttcaaaaacattgcaaaattttagttttgaaTGTATAGGAGAAACTCAAACTGAAGATGAAACTCACATATCACAAAGCCTTAAAGAGTTTGGTAAACTTATTGCATCAATAGAAGATGAAAGGGATCGCATG cttGAACGTGCTTATGATCAAATTATACTtcctttggaaaattttaggaAAGAACATATTGGAGGTGTTAAg gacggaaaaaaaaaatttgaaaagcaaacaattaaattttgtcaaaGTCAAGAACGTTATTTAAACTTGTCTACAAAAAAACAAGATAATGTTCTTCAAGAG gccGATGCAACATTGGAAATGGCTGAGAGACATTTTTGTCAAGCTAGTTtagaatatgtatttttgCTTCAAGAAGTACAAGAacgtaaaaaatttgaatttgttgaAACT ttatTAGGTTTTATGTTTGGTTGGTTAACTTTTTATCATCAAGGACATGAAGTTGCAAAAGATTTCAAACCTTATATGActgaattacaattaaaaattcagaag tCTGCTGTAGAAACTGGAGTCAATAAATTGTATACACGTGAaggttatttatttctaatggaAAAAA aagcaTTTGGTACAACATGGACAAAACATTATTGTACTTATCAAAAAGACAAAAaggaatttataatgataccTTATAATCAACTTACAGGAAAATTC AGTAGTAAAGAAGTATTAACATTGGCATCTTGTGTACGTCGCATGTCAGATACAATTGAAAAACGATTTTGTTTCGATATCACTACTGTTGATAA acataatgtaatatatacattccAAGCACTTTCTGAAGAAGATAGAAAACTATGGCTTGATGCCATGGATGGTAAAGAACCa aattatcCTATAGTAAGTGCATCAACAAAATCTGAAGAAACTATCTTAGATGAAACAGGTTTTATGTTTGTATCAAAATGCATTGCAATACTCGAGGAAAgag gcCTTGAAGTGCAAGGTCTATATAGAGTTGTTGGTGTTGCTTCCAaagtaaataaacttttagCAATGGGGTTAGATAGAAGGAAACTAGAAAAACTTAATCTGGATAATCGTTTTGAATGGGAAAGTAAAACTATTACTAGTgcattaaaaacatatttaaggACGCTATCTGAACCGTTAATGACTTTCcgatattataatagttttatttcagCTGCGA aacaagaaattaaagaagCACGTATCAATGATATTCATAATCTTGTTTATCGACTTCCAaaagcaaattttaatatgttagtTCTacttattaaacatttatatag TGTGgcaaaaaaaagtgataaaaatttaatgactaTTGGAAATTTAGCTGTATGTTTCGGGCCATCTTTGTTGCGACCAGAAGAAGAAACAGTAGCTTCTATAatggatattaaattttacaatattgtagttgaaattttaattgaaaattgtgagAGAATAGTTGCTGGTCCACCACAGGATACTGTATGTAACATATCATCAACACAAAATGCCATTTCTTCTAGATCACGCACAGAAGATGCATCAACATCTTGTGGTAATGGTACTCCTTTTTTAAGGTACCCAGTACATTCTAATATGTCTTCACCACATAGTCAT cttGTTACGAGATCATACTATGATAGTCCGTTAACATCTATTGATGATTTAAAACTTGGAGATTATGAAGAAACAGAGCACATGAATCACAGAATgctaacatatttaaatagtcGAAGTGGACGAGTTAAATTAACTAATGCAAATCTTATGTATTCTGCAGATAaag tatTAACCAGTGGTAATACAAGTAGTTCAAGTGAATCAATTGCTTCTGATCCGCATTCATTTTCATCTGATTTACCAGTAAAACAAAAACGTAGTTCTATGATGTCAGTTCATTATCCATCAAGTTATGCTCAACGAAGCAATCCATCAGTATCTgt agTTAATACCTCACCTACTAGTGGACGTTCAAGCCCTGGACAAGTACCTGGTATTTG GAGAGTTCGCACTTTGTATGCTTGTGTAGCTGAAAGCGATGGAGAATTATCATTTGAaccaaatcaaattattactaatg taAAGGCCTCTTTGGAACCAGGATGGTTGGAAGGGACATTAAATGGTAAAACAGGATTAGTCCCAAAGAATTATGTAGAACAATTGCCTTGA
- the LOC107993791 gene encoding rho GTPase-activating protein 26 isoform X3, whose translation MGIGLKPLEFTDCLTDSPYFRENLHYHERELEKTSQQIKRLIKEVKDLLIAAKKLSRAQRAFSKTLQNFSFECIGETQTEDETHISQSLKEFGKLIASIEDERDRMLERAYDQIILPLENFRKEHIGGVKDGKKKFEKQTIKFCQSQERYLNLSTKKQDNVLQEADATLEMAERHFCQASLEYVFLLQEVQERKKFEFVETLLGFMFGWLTFYHQGHEVAKDFKPYMTELQLKIQKTRENFLATRDKTESLMNKMKDMKKSAVETGVNKLYTREGYLFLMEKKAFGTTWTKHYCTYQKDKKEFIMIPYNQLTGKFSSKEVLTLASCVRRMSDTIEKRFCFDITTVDKHNVIYTFQALSEEDRKLWLDAMDGKEPNYPIVSASTKSEETILDETGFMFVSKCIAILEERGLEVQGLYRVVGVASKVNKLLAMGLDRRKLEKLNLDNRFEWESKTITSALKTYLRTLSEPLMTFRYYNSFISAAKQEIKEARINDIHNLVYRLPKANFNMLVLLIKHLYSVAKKSDKNLMTIGNLAVCFGPSLLRPEEETVASIMDIKFYNIVVEILIENCERIVAGPPQDTVCNISSTQNAISSRSRTEDASTSCGNGTPFLRYPVHSNMSSPHSHLVTRSYYDSPLTSIDDLKLGDYEETEHMNHRMLTYLNSRSGRVKLTNANLMYSADKVLTSGNTSSSSESIASDPHSFSSDLPVKQKRSSMMSVHYPSSYAQRSNPSVSVVNTSPTSGRSSPGQVPGIW comes from the exons ATGGGTATTGGCCTCAAACCATTAGAATTCACGGATTGCTTAACCGATAGCCcttattttcgagaaaatcttCATTATCATGAACGTGAATTGGAGAAAACTAGCCAACAAATTAAACGACTTATTAAAGAGGTCAAAGATCTTTTAATAGCTGCCAAAA AATTATCCAGAGCTCAAAGAGcattttcaaaaacattgcaaaattttagttttgaaTGTATAGGAGAAACTCAAACTGAAGATGAAACTCACATATCACAAAGCCTTAAAGAGTTTGGTAAACTTATTGCATCAATAGAAGATGAAAGGGATCGCATG cttGAACGTGCTTATGATCAAATTATACTtcctttggaaaattttaggaAAGAACATATTGGAGGTGTTAAg gacggaaaaaaaaaatttgaaaagcaaacaattaaattttgtcaaaGTCAAGAACGTTATTTAAACTTGTCTACAAAAAAACAAGATAATGTTCTTCAAGAG gccGATGCAACATTGGAAATGGCTGAGAGACATTTTTGTCAAGCTAGTTtagaatatgtatttttgCTTCAAGAAGTACAAGAacgtaaaaaatttgaatttgttgaAACT ttatTAGGTTTTATGTTTGGTTGGTTAACTTTTTATCATCAAGGACATGAAGTTGCAAAAGATTTCAAACCTTATATGActgaattacaattaaaaattcagaag ACTAGAGAAAATTTCCTTGCTACCCGGGATAAAACAGAATCacttatgaataaaatgaaggATATGAAAaag tCTGCTGTAGAAACTGGAGTCAATAAATTGTATACACGTGAaggttatttatttctaatggaAAAAA aagcaTTTGGTACAACATGGACAAAACATTATTGTACTTATCAAAAAGACAAAAaggaatttataatgataccTTATAATCAACTTACAGGAAAATTC AGTAGTAAAGAAGTATTAACATTGGCATCTTGTGTACGTCGCATGTCAGATACAATTGAAAAACGATTTTGTTTCGATATCACTACTGTTGATAA acataatgtaatatatacattccAAGCACTTTCTGAAGAAGATAGAAAACTATGGCTTGATGCCATGGATGGTAAAGAACCa aattatcCTATAGTAAGTGCATCAACAAAATCTGAAGAAACTATCTTAGATGAAACAGGTTTTATGTTTGTATCAAAATGCATTGCAATACTCGAGGAAAgag gcCTTGAAGTGCAAGGTCTATATAGAGTTGTTGGTGTTGCTTCCAaagtaaataaacttttagCAATGGGGTTAGATAGAAGGAAACTAGAAAAACTTAATCTGGATAATCGTTTTGAATGGGAAAGTAAAACTATTACTAGTgcattaaaaacatatttaaggACGCTATCTGAACCGTTAATGACTTTCcgatattataatagttttatttcagCTGCGA aacaagaaattaaagaagCACGTATCAATGATATTCATAATCTTGTTTATCGACTTCCAaaagcaaattttaatatgttagtTCTacttattaaacatttatatag TGTGgcaaaaaaaagtgataaaaatttaatgactaTTGGAAATTTAGCTGTATGTTTCGGGCCATCTTTGTTGCGACCAGAAGAAGAAACAGTAGCTTCTATAatggatattaaattttacaatattgtagttgaaattttaattgaaaattgtgagAGAATAGTTGCTGGTCCACCACAGGATACTGTATGTAACATATCATCAACACAAAATGCCATTTCTTCTAGATCACGCACAGAAGATGCATCAACATCTTGTGGTAATGGTACTCCTTTTTTAAGGTACCCAGTACATTCTAATATGTCTTCACCACATAGTCAT cttGTTACGAGATCATACTATGATAGTCCGTTAACATCTATTGATGATTTAAAACTTGGAGATTATGAAGAAACAGAGCACATGAATCACAGAATgctaacatatttaaatagtcGAAGTGGACGAGTTAAATTAACTAATGCAAATCTTATGTATTCTGCAGATAaag tatTAACCAGTGGTAATACAAGTAGTTCAAGTGAATCAATTGCTTCTGATCCGCATTCATTTTCATCTGATTTACCAGTAAAACAAAAACGTAGTTCTATGATGTCAGTTCATTATCCATCAAGTTATGCTCAACGAAGCAATCCATCAGTATCTgt agTTAATACCTCACCTACTAGTGGACGTTCAAGCCCTGGACAAGTACCTGGTATTTGGTAA
- the LOC107993791 gene encoding rho GTPase-activating protein 26 isoform X4 — protein sequence MLERAYDQIILPLENFRKEHIGGVKDGKKKFEKQTIKFCQSQERYLNLSTKKQDNVLQEADATLEMAERHFCQASLEYVFLLQEVQERKKFEFVETLLGFMFGWLTFYHQGHEVAKDFKPYMTELQLKIQKTRENFLATRDKTESLMNKMKDMKKSAVETGVNKLYTREGYLFLMEKKAFGTTWTKHYCTYQKDKKEFIMIPYNQLTGKFSSKEVLTLASCVRRMSDTIEKRFCFDITTVDKHNVIYTFQALSEEDRKLWLDAMDGKEPNYPIVSASTKSEETILDETGFMFVSKCIAILEERGLEVQGLYRVVGVASKVNKLLAMGLDRRKLEKLNLDNRFEWESKTITSALKTYLRTLSEPLMTFRYYNSFISAAKQEIKEARINDIHNLVYRLPKANFNMLVLLIKHLYSVAKKSDKNLMTIGNLAVCFGPSLLRPEEETVASIMDIKFYNIVVEILIENCERIVAGPPQDTVCNISSTQNAISSRSRTEDASTSCGNGTPFLRYPVHSNMSSPHSHLVTRSYYDSPLTSIDDLKLGDYEETEHMNHRMLTYLNSRSGRVKLTNANLMYSADKVLTSGNTSSSSESIASDPHSFSSDLPVKQKRSSMMSVHYPSSYAQRSNPSVSVVNTSPTSGRSSPGQVPGIWRVRTLYACVAESDGELSFEPNQIITNVKASLEPGWLEGTLNGKTGLVPKNYVEQLP from the exons ATG cttGAACGTGCTTATGATCAAATTATACTtcctttggaaaattttaggaAAGAACATATTGGAGGTGTTAAg gacggaaaaaaaaaatttgaaaagcaaacaattaaattttgtcaaaGTCAAGAACGTTATTTAAACTTGTCTACAAAAAAACAAGATAATGTTCTTCAAGAG gccGATGCAACATTGGAAATGGCTGAGAGACATTTTTGTCAAGCTAGTTtagaatatgtatttttgCTTCAAGAAGTACAAGAacgtaaaaaatttgaatttgttgaAACT ttatTAGGTTTTATGTTTGGTTGGTTAACTTTTTATCATCAAGGACATGAAGTTGCAAAAGATTTCAAACCTTATATGActgaattacaattaaaaattcagaag ACTAGAGAAAATTTCCTTGCTACCCGGGATAAAACAGAATCacttatgaataaaatgaaggATATGAAAaag tCTGCTGTAGAAACTGGAGTCAATAAATTGTATACACGTGAaggttatttatttctaatggaAAAAA aagcaTTTGGTACAACATGGACAAAACATTATTGTACTTATCAAAAAGACAAAAaggaatttataatgataccTTATAATCAACTTACAGGAAAATTC AGTAGTAAAGAAGTATTAACATTGGCATCTTGTGTACGTCGCATGTCAGATACAATTGAAAAACGATTTTGTTTCGATATCACTACTGTTGATAA acataatgtaatatatacattccAAGCACTTTCTGAAGAAGATAGAAAACTATGGCTTGATGCCATGGATGGTAAAGAACCa aattatcCTATAGTAAGTGCATCAACAAAATCTGAAGAAACTATCTTAGATGAAACAGGTTTTATGTTTGTATCAAAATGCATTGCAATACTCGAGGAAAgag gcCTTGAAGTGCAAGGTCTATATAGAGTTGTTGGTGTTGCTTCCAaagtaaataaacttttagCAATGGGGTTAGATAGAAGGAAACTAGAAAAACTTAATCTGGATAATCGTTTTGAATGGGAAAGTAAAACTATTACTAGTgcattaaaaacatatttaaggACGCTATCTGAACCGTTAATGACTTTCcgatattataatagttttatttcagCTGCGA aacaagaaattaaagaagCACGTATCAATGATATTCATAATCTTGTTTATCGACTTCCAaaagcaaattttaatatgttagtTCTacttattaaacatttatatag TGTGgcaaaaaaaagtgataaaaatttaatgactaTTGGAAATTTAGCTGTATGTTTCGGGCCATCTTTGTTGCGACCAGAAGAAGAAACAGTAGCTTCTATAatggatattaaattttacaatattgtagttgaaattttaattgaaaattgtgagAGAATAGTTGCTGGTCCACCACAGGATACTGTATGTAACATATCATCAACACAAAATGCCATTTCTTCTAGATCACGCACAGAAGATGCATCAACATCTTGTGGTAATGGTACTCCTTTTTTAAGGTACCCAGTACATTCTAATATGTCTTCACCACATAGTCAT cttGTTACGAGATCATACTATGATAGTCCGTTAACATCTATTGATGATTTAAAACTTGGAGATTATGAAGAAACAGAGCACATGAATCACAGAATgctaacatatttaaatagtcGAAGTGGACGAGTTAAATTAACTAATGCAAATCTTATGTATTCTGCAGATAaag tatTAACCAGTGGTAATACAAGTAGTTCAAGTGAATCAATTGCTTCTGATCCGCATTCATTTTCATCTGATTTACCAGTAAAACAAAAACGTAGTTCTATGATGTCAGTTCATTATCCATCAAGTTATGCTCAACGAAGCAATCCATCAGTATCTgt agTTAATACCTCACCTACTAGTGGACGTTCAAGCCCTGGACAAGTACCTGGTATTTG GAGAGTTCGCACTTTGTATGCTTGTGTAGCTGAAAGCGATGGAGAATTATCATTTGAaccaaatcaaattattactaatg taAAGGCCTCTTTGGAACCAGGATGGTTGGAAGGGACATTAAATGGTAAAACAGGATTAGTCCCAAAGAATTATGTAGAACAATTGCCTTGA